In the genome of Cupriavidus malaysiensis, one region contains:
- a CDS encoding DUF1484 family protein encodes MTNSTAHFEPDSRSTPPAHQFAITRQSPLIADLIALTYPANASAKDSLRAQELAYELGALSNTILDVTQQGCVELWRVSAGLAAVLRLLEADEEADMDTVGIHCLLAPLKAQLDEVVSRVQAMI; translated from the coding sequence ATGACCAACAGCACGGCTCACTTCGAGCCAGATTCTCGTTCTACCCCACCGGCGCACCAATTCGCCATCACCCGCCAATCCCCCCTCATCGCCGACCTGATCGCGCTGACCTACCCCGCCAACGCCAGCGCCAAGGACAGCCTCCGCGCCCAGGAACTCGCCTACGAGCTCGGCGCACTCAGCAACACCATCCTCGACGTGACCCAGCAGGGCTGCGTGGAGCTTTGGCGCGTCAGCGCCGGCCTCGCGGCGGTGCTGCGCTTGCTGGAGGCCGATGAGGAAGCCGACATGGATACGGTGGGCATCCATTGCCTGCTGGCGCCGCTGAAGGCGCAACTGGATGAGGTGGTCAGCCGCGTGCAAGCGATGATCTGA
- a CDS encoding cupin domain-containing protein — protein sequence MSDTNIDTCTQAPATRGQGIAIPLLDKARRIDGHWQPRVVAEMNDYQFKVVKIEGDFVWHQHADTDETFIVLEGELRIDLRDRNLLLRAGEMAVIPKGVEHKPYAAAEVKLLLIEPRGVLNTGDEGGERTAANDIWI from the coding sequence ATGTCCGACACCAACATCGACACCTGCACCCAAGCCCCCGCCACGCGCGGCCAAGGCATCGCCATCCCCCTGCTGGACAAGGCCCGCCGCATCGACGGGCACTGGCAACCACGCGTAGTCGCCGAGATGAACGACTACCAGTTCAAGGTCGTGAAGATCGAAGGCGACTTCGTCTGGCACCAGCACGCCGACACCGACGAAACCTTCATCGTGCTGGAAGGCGAACTGCGCATCGACCTGCGCGACCGCAACCTGCTGCTGCGCGCCGGGGAAATGGCCGTGATACCGAAAGGCGTGGAACACAAACCGTACGCCGCGGCCGAGGTCAAGCTGTTGCTGATCGAACCGCGCGGCGTGCTGAATACGGGTGACGAAGGCGGCGAGCGCACAGCAGCCAACGACATCTGGATCTGA